TTTGAGGCAATAGGTGAATATCATCTCATAAAATTAGTagcaaaaattttgtatattaaaACCACTTTTAGCAAAAAACTCAAATTTGATACTTTTAGAATAGTTTttgcgttaaaaaaaataatatattaaatttaatcattttatcttgtattataaactaaataaatatatttaaaaaattttaaattgtatATTATCCAATACAATGTATCCACATAATATATTTGAAAGTACTTAATCACTTAACAAGTGCTTTTAGTAAAAGCTCTACTACTTATCAATAAACCATGCAACTCTAAATGGGCGTTATTAGACGGCATTTCCTTTTCCCCCCTTTTAACTTTAGCATCCCGCCGAGATAAAGAAAAGCCCAAAGAGGAAGCGGGGGCTGCGCATGAGAGATTCAAAGAAGTTCAAAACTGTTTTAGATGAGATTGGAGGAAACCGCCATCATAGTGAAGCGTGCCGGCAAGGTTCGCATCCGCCCATACTTTGCCGCCCACCCAACGCTTAACGGAACTTCTACAAATCCGCGCGTGGAAAACTAGCAGTGTCTACCAGTGCCTGTAAGCCTTCTTCTTTTTGCCCCGGGGAGTAGTAAATTAGTACACCAGGCACTAAGGGgaagaaaaaagtgttattttgCAAACCGTTAAGAATTTGGAGTACTTAATTGTGGTGTTACCTACTAGAATGTGGCTTTGAGAGTCGTGCCAAAAGTAATTAACCGAGTGATGTGTTGGAACTTGGAACTTGGAATGGTGCataagtcaaaaattttctttgggTCTAGACTAATTACTTCCAAACTCAGTaattaatttttgattaatGAAAATGCTTTCCAACAAAATCTTGAAACTTACCGTACTGATTCTATTAGCAACAATTTGTGTAAGTTTTGAAATTTATACATAAAGAGGAACCACTAAAGCTTGCTAAATTTTGCCAAGTTGTTAATCCATGATAAAATTTCTCATGTGTAAGTATTGGGTGAgttatatttcaatttttaatacTTTTTGGTCAAAAGAgagtaattttgtgaaaaaaaggtGAGCGGAACTTGTTTGTATTgccctttttctttaaaattttttttatatttttcatgaatATATTTATCAGTCATATTTTTATATTACATGTATTAAATTATTAcagtatattttttataaaaattccaaaaaatagcAATGATCGATATAATTAATtcccaaaaaaagaagaaaaaggaaacaacaaTTTTTTGTTGCTCACGCGAGGAACAAAAATGCAGAGCCTAACCTAAGCCATTTTTATAGATTTCTTACTGCTCAGCTGTCGCGTGGACAATATTGGGAGCCACAATAATAAAAGGGGCCAATGGTTATtaggtgcgtttgataaaattgatgtttgaaatttgaaagctgaaatctaaatccattaatttattgaattattaaatattaaatttaatatatttgaatGCATATCACAattagtgataagtgaatagtttatcacttaattttggaagCAAATTTTGTGTACGAAATTCAATGcgacttaattaattcaaatattcaattttttattatcaaacggtttgaatatgttaaaatctaaatccattaaatttaagtgcttaacatttggttcctttttttttttttgggataataaCTAACATTTGATTCCAGTCACATAAAACGTGAGGCACATTAccctcaattaaaaaaaaaatatggcaCATTGTATCGAATCCAGTTTATTTATTTCACCTGTCTCCATTTTTATAGATTTCTTAGTGCTCACCGCTCGGCGGTCACATGGACAATGTTGGGAACCACCACCGTCATAAAAGGGGCGGTGGTTACTAACATTTGATTCCGTTCACATACAACATAAGGCACATCGTATCGAATTCACTGTATTTATTTGACTTTTAGCAATTGCACTTTGCATATTACTAGTGGGTAACTTGTCTCTCGTGTGTTCCTCTTCTTCTCTCTAATTATCATTCTCAATTTCTTCAAAGGGAGATTATGGCGGAATCGGATGAAGTCAAACAGCCGACGGCGCCGGTGAGCATGACCACTCGACCTCCTTCCTTCATCTTCTAGCCACCTTCTTGATATAATTTTCTCTGTGCTGGTAAACTCTTTCTAGCTTATTGGCACCGTATAGGCTTGTCAAGATTTCGTGAAAATTGCAAAAGAATACATctaatcttttttctttcccttgctaTGTGCGTGGATGTCTTGTCAGTTGTCACCATAGAGAGCAGATTTTGTGAGAAAGGAAAAGATTAATGAAAAAAGTTGAATTTTTCTCAAGTTTGAAACTATGGATAGGAAAGAATTGAACAGAAAAGGAAGGACGTTTGGTCCCTTCCAAGTTAGAAAAACTTTCTGCCTAAAATCGGGCTAGAAATGTGAGAAAGTAGAGTTGGTTAATTAAGTGAATTATTACATATACTACTTTTATCTTTAAAAAGATTATAATATAATCATAACGGATCTATTTCATGTGTCATTCTTTattccactttttattatattactatttttccttcacaaaaatcatattttggttttttttaaGATCTATTAATTATTGAATGaataatatacaaaatttaacaaaacaaCCTAGTCGAATACTCATGCTCATGTAAATTTAAGATTTAAGGGCCTCTATGTAAAacaaaatcttttcttttcacttttctccACTTCCAAACAAAGTAAAATTACTTCATTCCCTTTCTCCCCCAAAACTCCCAAATAACATGTGGAAAGATATtccaatcttttcttttctagctTAAGGCTTcagtccttttcttttctttcctaaacTCACAAACTAGGCAAGCTATTGGCCATATGCAtgtccttttatttatttattttaaacttcTTTCCCCTGCAAATCATATCCAAATCCTTGACATGCTAATTCTGTGAATCGAATTCGTTAAGGTTGAGGGACGAGGCGAGAAAAAGGAGCTCAAGTATCTTGATTTCGTCCAAGTAGGAGCAATCTACATGATCGTTTCCTTCTCATCACTCTACAACTATGCGAAAGAAAGCTCCGGGCGTTAAAATTGTGGAAGCAACTGTCAGAACAGCCATTGGACCTGTCTACCGCAAGTTCTGCGACATCTCCTTGGAGCTTCTCCAGTTCGCAGATCGcaaggtttttcttttttcttgtttggttATCTTCTTCCTCAAAAGTCAGTAGTTACATGAATCGCGACGGCTTTCCTTTTCCTGAATCCTTCATTCATTCCCCCCGTAGCCATCTAATAATTCACGTGATCATCAGCTCACCCTTGACTCTCGTGATTTGCAGGTCGACGAATCGATTAACGAGTTAGACCGTCATGTACCCCCGGTGCTGAAGCAATTCTCACATCAGCTGCTCTCGGCGCCTCAGAAGGCCCCTGAGGTGGCTAGAGGGGTGGCCTCCGAGTTGCAGCGGGCCGGCTTGGTGGACGGCTCTAAAAGCATCGCCCAAACGCTTTATAACACGTACGAGCCTACAGCCAAGGAATTTTATCTCAAGTACGAGCCCCTAGCTGAGCAGTATGCGGTGTCGGCTTGGCGCTCGCTGAACCAGCTCCCCCTGTTCCCTCAAGTGGCTCAAATGATTGTCCCCACGGCTGCTTATTGGTGCAAGAAATACAATGAAACCGTGGCTTACAGGGCGGCGCAGAGGGGTTACGGCTACACGGTGTGGCAGAACCTGCCCGTGGTGCCGATTGAGAGAATTGGCAAAGTGTTTCAGAGTGTGCCCACCGTTTCAAGTGATGCCGAAACCTTTACCGTGTCAACGTCAACCTAAATCGATTTGTTGTTGCCTGTTGCCCGTTGCCTGTTGGTGGTTAACGATTACTTgctcatttattttttactacTATAACTCTCGTATTGTGGTGTCTGTCTTTCATTGTGGAAGGGAAGGGTTGTCTCCCACAGTCTTTGAGGAAATATCTTTTGCATAATTTTATGCTAAATGTATGGGAGTATCCGTTAATGTAATCGTTTGTTTAATTTCGTTTGCATAATCTTGTGCTTGCGGGTATAAGCCAAAATCTTCATCTTATCATGTACTGGTAATTAGTGTTCATGTTTTCTTGTGCTTTGGAAAGATATTAGAGTATCATATTACTGTCAATGTTTGGCTAGTTACAACATCGAGACATGCTAATATTTGCCTTGGGTTCTCATCGACTTCGCGTATTACTATTAAATTGTCCAAGGAACATATAATCTTCTACAGTATTTCTTTAGTTTGTTTATCAGTTCACTTCCCAGTAGAAGCAAGTACcagaagcttttttttttttttttttgtcactcagTGACTTGTCTACCCTATAAGAGGGTTCAACTGGGCCTATTGAAGAACCGACAGAAACTAAACCATTATCGAACGACATGACGGGTGCGTGCACACATGTGGATTTAATTTGTTGGAGAACCGATGGGAATTAAGCTATCATCACACTATTATTGGAGAACCGACAACTATTATCGGCCCACACGGGTGCGTGCACTCGTATGGATTTAAACCACTTAAAGTAGTAAGCTACATAAGGTGACAAGTGGTGGAAGACAATGTTTAAACTCTTAATCTCCCAATCCACCAACTCTTAAAGACTATGGTGGTGGCCAACAGTCATTTTGGTTATTGGTTAAGTACTAGTAATTTTaagtttgcaattttgaatAATGTGATTAATTAGCTGTATTTTTATACATGAGGTAATATATACTTTAAAAATAACGTATTGTTATTTGCACTCCCACTATTCTATTTTCATTTTGATGAGATCATATTACCCCTAAATTTCTCatagacaagaaaagaaattaggGTAGGGGTTATACGGTCTCATCAAATTGAAAATGGAATAGTGAGAGTGCAAATAACATATTTAGATTGTAAATAACATCAccctaaaaataataataattatattgatcaaataataataataataatataataaatggGTTCATTAATAACATCCAATAGCTTTGACGTTTAAGGAATAAAAGCAGAATCCACCGTCAActaatgttttcttttttgacaAATCAGGAGCAACTCATCTAACATATGAAATGAtgttttttttgtctctcacatgttagttttgtatttttttaagGTCACTTATAGATGAAATGATCATTTTTCATCTTATATATGAAAAAAGCACCGTTTTAGTCCCTCTACTCATTTCTCCTACTGTTCTTATATAAAAAAATCACGTGCAGCTCATATCTCACATTCTTTTAAgtataaaaccagaaaattgcagaagaaaAAGGCAAAAACATCTAATGATTAGCAGCAATTGACACCATATGCATGATTAGCGTGCTGGATTACTTTCCACTTTCTAAGGTGTGCGTGATTTACTACTAATTTAATTACTACGGGTTCTCCAGCAGCTTTCTTTTATAGGATCTGTCTACCAGGTCAAACGGCACTGCGTAATAACATCAAAATGTTTTCCCATCTATAAAGTAGAAATTTCAGACAGCAGTCTAAGGAAATCAATCTATATATTACATACTTAGAGTAGGAGtgagttttttgccaaaataaaaatcttgctaaaaaaaatatttccaatatgatttactttcaaattttatttccaTAATGATATTATTGTTGCCATCTAGTTATCCTGATTGTCATGTAggataataaaaaagaaagttcTAATCTAGTTTATAGTTTCCAATATTaactaaaaatttaaattttttttgttatagaGGCACAAGAAAATTGCATAActttttaattgatttaattATAACAAGGGTCACACCCCTTGCCAGAGTTGCTATTGCCACAGCCCATTCTTCTTTCCTCTTAGACTTGAATAGAGatgttaatccatctaggtttGCACCATAATCAAATTGAAATATTCATTTATTCAACTGACAGGCAATATAGGTCACAATGGATGATTATTTCTCTCTAGTTTTTGGCATTTTGCTTGACAATTTGTGGCAATTCAATGTCTTAGCAATCAATAGTACATAACAAAGCATTTCTTTAGTGGATGTCCAATAGAAACTGTTCATCATCCAACTATAGACCGTCAACAGAAGATCTATATGGAGCATTGTCTGCAAACTCACAATAGCATCATAAGTTGTTACGAAGATCATCCAAGTATAGTTAGTCATGATAATCATCAATATAAGATTGTACAAGTAAACCAAAAAGACAGAAGGCATCATAAGTAGTTTAGCTATAAACATTAGTAAAGGGGCAGGAACAATTGTACTATAATATCTCCTTTAATAGATTTTAAACACTATAACACCTTTTGAACATATTGTAtattattgtaatttatttttacaatttttttatgAGAGCTACAGTATTCGATATGTTAACACAAAAAATCGCATAGCGGAAGTAACATtggaatctcacaaaccaatcaataaatcaaaaaaggATGAAGTACTTTCCAAGACATAAAATGAAGGAGCAAATGTCCACAAACCTACTAGTCAGAAGCACAAGTGCCGGAAACAATAAGTTGGAAAAGTAAAAAGATAACAACAAAGTTTCATGCTCTCAATTGTCTAATCGCCCTTTGGGTAGAGGAAGGCAAAGTATTATGCTGGAGAGGAAATAATTTTATAACTCAAAAATCACAAGTCTCTTAATAACAAAAGTCGGACTCAAGTCtttaaataaacacataaaaccataatatttatttcaatacTAATATCTAAACACAAGTCTATTATATTTCCTAAACCAGTTTTGACACAAATTCTAATCTAGTTATCAAATAACAAATCAACTTCTAAAACTATTAAAAGTCTAAAtagtttggtttaattttttgtCAACAAGATATATATGACTTAAAACATATTAATTACATTAGAGTGATGTGACATTATTTGGATGGcacattttgaatttttgcctaagtaaaaacttttgaaccGTGAATAGAACAACCATATGTGCCCCATTTCTGTAATCATCATCCCTCCGAATATTCATACAAATCATCTGTTTAACCTTCTACGAGTGACGTTACCACAGAAGACAAAATGCAATGATTTGGAATTTATTATTAGTCTAAAAACTCAGCATCAAAGTCCTATCAAAATTCCAACATGTCTAATACTCTAATCTGGTGGGGTACTGGAGCTACCCTGTACGTCCCACCTCGTGATAGGCAGCACTGGGGCTCACAGTTCATAGGCTCGCCCTTTGAATCCTTCTCACGTTCGAATCCTTCTCAATGACTTCATATTTCTTTGTCAAGCACAATTTCTTTAGTCCCTCATTCCTTAGTTTCATGGTCAACTATTCGTTATGTTTCTCATCGTAATTATGACAACTTTGGGCGGATTTGATATGTTTCGTGTATCCAACTTGTGAATATTGGACAAAAAATTGAATGATTTCTTTAATGCATGCTAAAATTTAAGTCATCGACACAAATGGACAATCTATTTAGACACATAATTACCATAAATTGGCAGTGAGCCTCTGGTAGCAGACAAGATATTTATGGATTTCTGTAACAGGTGCTTTTGTCCCAAGGCACTCATTAAATAACGGAGGATTGAGGTGTTAATCCTTGAAAAGGTTTGGTAGCCAGTTAATTGGATCTCCAAgtgataccttttttttttttttttaaatagtagGGTTAAATAGagaatatatataaaaatgaaAGCGGAAAATAAATCTAATGCATAataacattttaaaaaaatgtgtgTTAACCAGTGTCTTAAAGGcacaaatttttataaaaagatATTCCTAAAAGAGTACTTACATCAAATTGATGAGTTAAAGTGATTGAATGTTGGGGAATTTTAAATATGAGTGTGCCCGCGCTTGCATGGTAAATTATATaggaaattttttcttttttttccctctagtTAAACTGTCAAACTTTTgttcattgaaaaaaaaaaaaaagaaagtttttgTGTCTGGAAATGTTTACAAATGAAGTTTCTATTCAAAGAAGAAAGCATTTAATACAATTATGAAGGCAAAGAAGGGAGGATTAAACGATTTGTGACTCACTTCGTCCTGAAAGAAGTTCCCCTTCTTGCTTCATAGTTACTACTACGAGAAAGGCAATTTGGAGTTTTTGTTAGGAAAGACACTCTACCTAACGCTAATAATTGATTCGCCATATTATGGGACCACTTATTGATGAACAACAAAAGAATTTAAAACCCTACATCAGAATCAATCAAAAAGAATAGGCAGGTTTAGGCGAAACTTGTTCTTTTCAAGCAATTTAAGATAAAACTTTCCCCACAACATgacgacttttttttttttttaattgccacCTAAAGGATATGATAGATGACCATTACTAACTACTTCAATAAACCAAGATCAAGGTACCCTTTGGCCTTAAAAGATCCTGTAAATGCCTGAGCAGAATAGTTCTTAGCAATTATCATAAACTGTAGATTCTCTTTCACTTGTCAATCTTAAACTTCAATAATCCAAGCAAAGCAAGCTACAGGATAACGATCCTTTTCATGTGTTCTCTAACACAGAACTACCTTCCTGTCATAGACTTCACTAAGAAAAACTTAGATCCAAGTTCTAGTTTTTGGCCATCTACAAGGCAAGCTGTTGTACGTGCGCTGGAAGACTATGGCTGTTTTATAGCCCTTTATGATGAAGTCACTTTGGAACTTAATGAAGCTATTTTCCGTGCATCTGAGGAGTTGTTTGATCTCCCAACCGAAATCAAAGTCCTAAACACTTCTAATACACCTTCACACGGCTATGTTGGACAAGAGCCTATTATTCCTCTCTATGAAGGTTTAGGCATTGAAAATGCCACTACTCTTGATGGAGTTGAAAAGTTCACCAATCTATTGTGGCCCAACGGAAATCATAGTTTCAGGTATAcgaaattatttgattcttcATTGTTGTTTCGATTTGCATTTGTTGCGTAAAACTATAATACTCGTTGTTTCATTTTTGAACAGTGAAACTGCATTCTCGTACTCGAAGATTGTGGCTGAGTTAGATCAAATGGTGATGAGAATGGTGTCGGAGGCTTATGGTATAGAGAAGAATTATGAAAGTCTCCTTGGGTCGATGTCCTACCTTCTTAGGTTAATCAAGTATCGAAGACctcatgaaaatgaaaagaatttgGGAATTGTCCCTCACACAGACAAAAGCTTCATGTCCATTCTTCAACAAGATCAAGTAAAAGGTCTTGAGATCAAAACTAAGGATGGCGAGTGGATGGTTATTGATCCATCTCCGTTCTCTTTCATCGTCATGGCTGGTGATGTATGCATGGTAAGTTGCACGCCCCACAGAGCTTCATCTTCGGTCCAtattccttcaattttttttaagcgGCAATACCCCGTACACAAGAAGTTGTTGGCCAGCTTTTATTAATAATCAAATGTTATTACAGAGAGGGAGACATATATTGAAACCTCCAAAGATACACAAGATGAAACTAAATAATTCTACACGAAGGGTAAGCCATTTTATTTAGGCGGAATCCCCTTTTACAAGTTTAGGCAAATCAGAAAAGCTAGTGAAAATTGAGTTTCTTGTACTACTACAAGCATAATTAGCAAGCAAATCTGCAGGCTTGTTCACTTCTctatagggaaaaaaaaagaaaaacaaaaagtggTATCTCTTATATTGACTAATCTGATTCACATGTTTATTTGTCACACTCACAATCTTATTACAAGTTGTATGAAGTTGTCAGATAAATTGAGATTATCCAAATATGTGTAATCCTTTGACCGTTTTTAAGTTGCGTACAACCCATAGATATATACAAAGAATCATTTAGCGTTTGGAAAAGTTTCTTGAACAATCTGAAAATTATACACGAAAAATTTATGTaggaaattgaaattttgataaaatgaaaCTAATTAAGTCTGAAAGCTGAATAGGTTGAGGGATAATGCTACGAAAATACTAACAAGACGAGCAGGCTAATTATTGGAATATCATGTGCTACCACAATTATCGCATTATCAATACCATGACTCTAATCATTGTAGCTTTTATGTTTGAGGGATATTTCATTATCAATTCTATGACTCTAATCATTGAAGTATTTATGTTTGAGTTAATTAATCTCTAGAGTTCTTTTTGTGATGTGGATGGCCTAGGCATGGACTAATGGCAGGATTGAACCTCCACACCATCGGGTTGTAATGACCGAAAATGCAGAAAGGTATTCACTCGGCCTATTTACATTCATCAGAGACTTGATTGTTCAAGTACCGGAAGAACTAGTTGATGATGAGCATCCGCTGCAGTTTAAGCCATTCGATCACTACAAGTATATTGACTACTACTACACTGATGAGGGCAAGCGATCAAAATGTCCCATAAGAGACTACTGTGGTGTTTGAGTTGTCAGCCCTATGCCTAAGTTGATGAAAATCTGATAGTACTGAGCATTAAGGAATGAACTTAAGGGCGAAGAGGAAGGCTATGTGCTGGCAAAttagatgaagaagaaataaagatttggaaaatgaataaCTCTTCGATTTAAGAGTTTGTGTTATATGCAGAGTCAACCTATTAAATGTACGTTTAATAtctaaaataatgaaaaaatcaGTCCCTTAAATACATGTATCATAGCCAGTCATGTTTGGGCTCTATCTTTCTTCTTGCAGAAGTGAAATATGAAGGCTGAACTTGTTCCATGATCTCCACTTCGCAAATCCAATATACTTTTGCCATTTGCCAGCTGAATACCATACCAGTTGTTCTGTTAATTTCAGGTTCGACCCAATACTGATTTTAACATCTTCATAAACTTTTACCTGCATGCGATAAGTCATTAATTAATCGAGCAATTTATGTAGCCAAAAGTAATTTCTCAAACCTGGATCAAAGGATCCAAGGCGTAGAGTCTAGTGATTAAGTGCATTGAGGTCATGTCTCTGGCTCAGGAAACTGGCAAAGCAAAATTATCCTGCCAAAACAATTTCATATAAAATgacaactctctctctctctctctctctctctctctctctctatatatatatatatatatataatattagagTAAATATTTTCTACATTGatggtgtatacactatcatcgttgaattcatgacatgtgtgcaaaaattaaagtttaaattcaaattttgcatagttattattcatccaacgctgatagtgtatacactgtcaatgtaggaaagattaatcttatatatatatatatactcttTATCAACTCAATGTGTCATTGATTCTTTCTAATCCTCTATGTCATGTCATCAACGAGAAAGCTCTGCAGTGGCAGTGCGTCACCAGCCCCCAACCCTAGTAACAAACAGGTTAAGGGTAGAGATGATTGTGCGTGCGACTATTCTGGGACACTTACATCCATTTAAACAAAATATAAGTCCGTTGTTTAACAATATACATTACTCAAAATATTATGTAAGCTTAGAACACCTTTTCTCCAAGTTCATACATAGTATTAAAAACGATGTGCATATGTGATTTGAGACTTGCACATTTCAAATTTTACAATTTGACCAATCATAGCCATGAACATTTTGGAAATGAttgcttaaattttttttttttcctaaattttaagCAACCGTTACTAAAAGCTAAGGAAATATAGGTTACTTAATATTTCCTTAATATTTCCATTATATGTGTATTTCATTGCAAAGCTAAACTATACAATCTTTACACTGGTCACgcaattccccccccccccccccccccccaaccctaCAATCCCAACCATctaaaagaaggaaaataaatgaGCTCCACCATGAATTTTGTCAAACTCCCAAACAACCATTAACTGTATTTCATGCAGCAGCTTCAGTAATATCCAATATCTCATACCACCGCCTCACGCGGAAGTGGAAGAAGAGGAGTGGAAGTATTTTCATAATGGTCTTCTTGCACATCATTTTCATCCTCAACCAGGAGCTCCTCAAGCTGTAAACGAGGCTACTGATTAAATAACAAATATACCAAGAATGCTGCAGAGGAATTCAAGCAAAGGACAAGAACTGACAGAGTTTTATGACGTTCTGTCATGTGGAAGAACCTAAAGGGTCCTGTGAATGTTGACCGAATTATTAATTAATGAATAAAAATTTATTGTGCAAAACCCATTATCAATTACTTATTTATTGCGCAAAACCCATTATCAATTAGTTATTTATTGTGCAAAACTACAAACACATATATTATGCTATATCTAAGACAATGAGATTAAGCAAATAATAGGACTAATTCTAACTATGGAATGGAGAAGAACATACGAGAAATTAGTGCCATGAATAATTGAAACACTAAAAGAAAATGtctaattagttttttttttcattttttattcattAGAATTCTTAATACACATCTAATGGAATTTCAAAAAAGTTGTTATCTCATTTCATCCTAAAATTTTTCCTATTAATATTGAAACTTAAGGAACTATAATTATTAGTTACCAAAAAATTGGACACAAAAAAGTGGATTGTCAAAATTGTTGACTAGTAACAAGTTGATTCTAATCATCACGCATTTTTGAATTTTCGATAATTGTCCTACTTTGACAAAAATCAAAGGCTTTGTGCACCATATTTGTTTCGATTGAAACATTCAAGTTTTGCTATGGCTCAAACATTGGTGACCAAAATTGTATTTCTTCTAATCAAATGTCACTTTAGAGATAGAAATCATCAAGTAGTTACACCCTTCtagcaacaaaacaaaaaaggaaaagaatcaaGCAGTTACATCCTCCGACtctaaaacaaagaaaagttcTGCATTAACCATTATGGGTTATCACAAAGTAGACATCACAGTTTTCTTTAATGCACCCAAAAGATAACGAAAATGAGCTGTGACATCAAACAAAAAACCTAGAAGAAAGACGCAAATATGTACAGCAGAACAGAGCATtcgtttttctctttcttattttatttacatACAGACAGACACGGTGGGGTGCTCTGGCCAAGGCGACGGTGCAACGGCAACGCATCGGACAAACGTGACTACTGCAG
This region of Coffea arabica cultivar ET-39 chromosome 3c, Coffea Arabica ET-39 HiFi, whole genome shotgun sequence genomic DNA includes:
- the LOC113736097 gene encoding stress-related protein-like, with amino-acid sequence MRKKAPGVKIVEATVRTAIGPVYRKFCDISLELLQFADRKVDESINELDRHVPPVLKQFSHQLLSAPQKAPEVARGVASELQRAGLVDGSKSIAQTLYNTYEPTAKEFYLKYEPLAEQYAVSAWRSLNQLPLFPQVAQMIVPTAAYWCKKYNETVAYRAAQRGYGYTVWQNLPVVPIERIGKVFQSVPTVSSDAETFTVSTST
- the LOC113736735 gene encoding probable 2-oxoglutarate-dependent dioxygenase AOP1, with the translated sequence MCSLTQNYLPVIDFTKKNLDPSSSFWPSTRQAVVRALEDYGCFIALYDEVTLELNEAIFRASEELFDLPTEIKVLNTSNTPSHGYVGQEPIIPLYEGLGIENATTLDGVEKFTNLLWPNGNHSFSETAFSYSKIVAELDQMVMRMVSEAYGIEKNYESLLGSMSYLLRLIKYRRPHENEKNLGIVPHTDKSFMSILQQDQVKGLEIKTKDGEWMVIDPSPFSFIVMAGDVCMAWTNGRIEPPHHRVVMTENAERYSLGLFTFIRDLIVQVPEELVDDEHPLQFKPFDHYKYIDYYYTDEGKRSKCPIRDYCGV